One part of the Diadema setosum chromosome 22, eeDiaSeto1, whole genome shotgun sequence genome encodes these proteins:
- the LOC140245529 gene encoding lithostathine-1-beta-like has translation MVSEMSPRRLLSCGHVSETRFVSKTSPQPGRDSCSSTELVCPGIESSSSVSCYLYRQDSQTWVVARDKCHELGGYLVAVETTGEMSSLVEVALISDPEFSMIFFWTGLNDRSSEGVYTWETVGGTFSSSDSLCESGEPNPQKADAEDCADLNLYPELTRTLIHDAECSLKQPYICEFQP, from the exons ATGGTGTCGGAGatgtctccgcgacgtctccttAGTTGCGGCCACGTCTCGGAGACTCGTTTTGTCTCCAAGACGTCTCCGCAACCTGGCCGAGATTCGTGTTCATCTACCG AACTCGTCTGTCCTGGCATTGAGTCGTCGTCTTCAGTCTCCTGCTATCTCTACCGTCAGGACAGCCAGACCTGGGTGGTGGCCAGGGATAAATGCCATGAATTAGGTGGATATCTGGTTGCTGTAGAAACGACAGGTGAAATGTCCAGTCTCGTGGAGGTAGCTCTCATCAGCGATCCCGAATTTTCTATGATCTTTTTTTGGACGGGCCTGAATGACCGGTCATCCGAAGGGGTCTACACGTGGGAGACAGTTGGGGGCACCTTTTCCAGCTCCGACAGTTTGTGCGAGAGTGGTGAACCAAATCCACAAAAAGCAGACGCCGAAGACTGCGCAGACCTTAATCTTTATCCAGAATTAACTAGAACATTAATACATGACGCAGAGTGCTCGTTGAAGCAGCCATACATCTGCGAATTCCAGCCATAA